The proteins below come from a single Serratia fonticola genomic window:
- the speD gene encoding adenosylmethionine decarboxylase yields the protein MQKIKLHGFNNLTKSLSFCIYDICYAKTADDRDGYIAYIDEQYNANRLTEILSETCSIIGANILNIARQDYDPQGASVTILMSEEPVDPKDVDTSEHPGPLPKTVVAHLDKSHICVHTYPESHPEGGLCTFRADIEVSTCGVISPLKALNYLIHQLESDIVTMDYRVRGFTRDVDGVKHYIDHEINSIQNFMSEDMKALYHMMDVNVYQENIFHTKMLLKDFDLKHYLFNARPDELSEAERKRITDLLWKEMQEIYYGRNIPHL from the coding sequence TTGCAAAAGATTAAACTGCACGGCTTCAATAACCTGACCAAAAGCCTGAGTTTTTGTATTTACGATATTTGTTATGCCAAAACCGCAGACGATCGCGATGGCTATATCGCCTACATTGACGAACAGTACAATGCCAACCGCCTGACCGAGATCCTCAGTGAAACCTGCTCGATCATTGGCGCCAATATTCTCAACATCGCCCGCCAGGACTACGATCCACAAGGCGCCAGCGTCACCATCCTGATGAGCGAAGAGCCGGTCGATCCGAAAGACGTGGATACCTCTGAGCACCCAGGGCCGCTGCCAAAGACGGTGGTGGCACATCTGGATAAAAGCCATATCTGCGTCCACACCTATCCGGAAAGCCACCCAGAAGGCGGTCTGTGTACCTTCCGGGCCGATATTGAAGTCTCTACCTGCGGCGTGATTTCACCGCTCAAAGCGCTGAACTATCTGATCCATCAGTTGGAATCCGATATCGTCACCATGGACTATCGCGTACGTGGTTTCACCCGCGATGTCGACGGCGTGAAGCATTACATCGATCATGAGATCAATTCGATCCAGAACTTTATGTCCGAGGATATGAAGGCGCTGTACCACATGATGGATGTGAACGTGTATCAGGAGAACATCTTCCACACCAAGATGCTGCTGAAGGATTTCGATCTGAAGCACTATCTGTTCAACGCCAGGCCGGACGAACTGAGCGAGGCGGAGCGGAAAAGGATCACCGATCTGCTGTGGAAAGAGATGCAGGAGATCTACTACGGGCGCAATATTCCGCACCTGTGA
- a CDS encoding DeoR/GlpR family DNA-binding transcription regulator has protein sequence MKPQTRQDQILEYLKAHNLVTVEQLVSAIDASPATIRRDLIKLDEQGIINRSHGGVALNRFIPAQPTTNEKQLRNPQEKRAIALYAATMVKAGDAVVLDAGTTMLELARHLTHLPLRVITADLHIALFLSGFKQIEVTIIGGRIDDSSQSCVGDHGRRLLRGIYPDIAFVSCNSWSIENGITTPTEEKAGLKQDLMANARQRVLLADSSKYAAYSLFCVAPLGSLTDIVTDKALPATAQQQLADLPAGLHLV, from the coding sequence ATGAAGCCACAAACTCGCCAGGACCAGATTCTGGAATACCTGAAAGCTCATAATCTGGTCACCGTTGAGCAATTGGTCAGCGCTATCGATGCTTCTCCTGCCACCATCCGGCGCGATCTTATCAAGCTGGATGAGCAGGGGATCATAAATCGTAGCCATGGTGGCGTGGCCCTCAACCGTTTTATCCCCGCACAGCCCACCACTAACGAAAAGCAGCTGCGTAACCCGCAGGAGAAGCGGGCGATCGCCCTGTATGCGGCCACGATGGTTAAAGCCGGTGACGCAGTGGTGCTGGACGCAGGCACCACCATGCTGGAGCTGGCGCGGCACTTGACCCACCTTCCGCTACGGGTGATCACTGCCGATTTGCATATCGCACTGTTTCTCTCAGGATTTAAACAGATCGAAGTGACCATCATTGGTGGCCGTATTGATGACAGCAGCCAGTCCTGCGTCGGCGATCATGGGCGCAGGTTGTTGCGTGGGATCTACCCGGATATTGCATTTGTCAGTTGTAACTCGTGGAGTATTGAGAACGGTATTACCACCCCAACCGAAGAGAAGGCGGGTTTGAAGCAAGATCTGATGGCCAATGCCCGCCAGCGGGTGCTGTTGGCAGACAGCAGTAAATATGCTGCCTATTCATTATTTTGTGTGGCTCCGCTTGGCAGCCTGACGGATATCGTCACCGATAAGGCGCTGCCTGCCACCGCACAGCAGCAACTGGCGGATTTACCCGCAGGCTTGCATCTGGTGTAA